A single region of the Malus sylvestris chromosome 8, drMalSylv7.2, whole genome shotgun sequence genome encodes:
- the LOC126632316 gene encoding uncharacterized protein LOC126632316, protein MTCRHIEKFIYGAKHLMAKRNGALHVNVKLFHWSEESREDPLPPEWYQKAFPKLTKLTQLLKNVDLIDGRLVNVSDDSIIIDDRTENRMLTFKSLARVFIGAPLVQKALRNNMAALSGGRIHNPFVCFGTPSEREPMIVNSLSVVGGFLNISAQQRQSVRVTISPQVTQHRIWTGMLEEVLNGLKSELDYLDYRYPSKGIKMGQQIVSSCLKFLADTSTSISYENDSSSWTRLVPAKVIDSSGLQKWEDVLDMFSDLIDWLKNERRLLTSVEKLEVMKEGLCQIKDVLTDRSIGHKELRHQESLVQKKLTKTLGHSSKCLFTLLLYYLYGRVGDIEVDMRGGIYSRGSGDDFFLCMARIVTSDEEEMVWSGVRQLDRALGLFKFVWETAGMKGALQLQGHVWCVGAEGRVLTYRGNTFFVHGIHV, encoded by the coding sequence ATGACCTGTAGACATATAGAGAAGTTTATCTACGGTGCAAAGCATCTAATGGCTAAGCGAAATGGAGCGTTGCATGTGAATGTGAAGCTGTTTCATTGGTCGGAGGAGTCTCGTGAAGATCCTTTGCCCCCAGAGTGGTATCAGAAGGCATTCCCGAAGTTGACAAAATTAACCCAGTTGTTAAAAAATGTTGACTTGATTGATGGAAGGCTCGTCAATGTCAGTGATGATTCGATTATCATTGATGATCGTACTGAAAACAGAATGCTTACTTTCAAGTCACTTGCCAGGGTCTTTATTGGAGCTCCACTAGTACAGAAAGCGCTGAGGAATAATATGGCAGCATTGTCAGGAGGTAGAATCCATAACCCGTTTGTGTGTTTCGGTACACCTAGTGAAAGGGAGCCCATGATTGTGAATTCACTCTCAGTAGTAGGTGGCTTTCTGAACATCTCTGCCCAACAAAGGCAGTCGGTGCGTGTCACAATATCCCCACAGGTCACACAGCATCGCATATGGACAGGGATGCTTGAGGAGGTACTCAATGGATTGAAATCCGAGTTGGATTATCTAGACTATCGGTACCCAAGCAAAGGGATAAAAATGGGGCAACAGATAGTTTCTAGCTGTCTAAAGTTCTTGGCCGACACATCCACCTCCATTTCATATGAAAACGACTCCTCTTCATGGACACGCCTTGTGCCTGCCAAAGTTATTGACTCTTCTGGTTTGCAGAAATGGGAAGATGTTCTTGACATGTTCAGCGACCTCATtgattggttgaaaaatgaaaGGAGGTTACTGACTTCCGTAGAAAAGCTTGAGGTAATGAAAGAGGGGCTGTGTCAAATCAAGGATGTGCTGACTGATAGAAGTATAGGACACAAGGAACTCCGGCATCAAGAAAGCTTAGTGCAGAAGAAGTTGACGAAGACATTGGGTCATTCATCCAAGTGCTTGTTCACACTTTTGTTATATTACCTGTATGGGCGTGTTGGAGATATTGAAGTGGACATGCGTGGTGGTATTTATAGCCGTGGTAGTGGGGATGATTTCTTCTTGTGCATGGCAAGGATTGTGACTTCGGACGAGGAGGAGATGGTGTGGAGCGGGGTGAGGCAGTTAGACAGGGCTCTTGGGCTTTTCAAGTTTGTATGGGAAACAGCAGGGATGAAAGGGGCTTTACAACTGCAAGGCCATGTATGGTGTGTAGGGGCTGAGGGCAGAGTTCTTACATATAGAGGAAACACCTTTTTTGTACATGGGATTCATGTTTGA